AGCCCCTTTTAAACAAGGGCTTACTCAATAAAATCAGTAACAAATTGTGAGTTATTACTCATATTATGGCTAAAACTGCGGCATTAGAGCTAAAGATCGACGACAAACCTTTGCCAGATGGGGCATTTATGTTTTAGAGTGAATTGAATTCAAAAATACAAAGAAGGGAAACCTAAAATGAACAAGACTCAATTAATCGACTTTATTGCTGAAAAAGCGGACCTTTCTAAAGCACAAGCTAAAGCTGCTCTAGAAGCGACTCTTGGTGGTGTTACAGATGCGCTTAAAGATGGCGATCAAGTTCAGCTAATTGGTTTTGGTACTTTTAAAGTAAACCACCGCGCAGCTCGCACTGGTCGTAACCCAAAAACTGGTGATGAGATCCAAATCGCTGCTGCAAATGTTCCAGCATTTGTTGCAGGTAAAGCGCTGAAAGATTCAGTGAAATAATCTAAACTGTACCGAGGTAGTCGTATTCCACCTCGGTACAGGTTTTTATGAAAAAAGCATTTCTTCTCGTTTCACTGTTATCTACATTTCTCATTGGCTGTTCTTCAACCAGTCCTCGCAAAAACCTAGAGCAATTTGAAACCTACACCGGCGGCCAAG
The Vibrio kanaloae genome window above contains:
- the hupA gene encoding nucleoid-associated protein HU-alpha, translated to MNKTQLIDFIAEKADLSKAQAKAALEATLGGVTDALKDGDQVQLIGFGTFKVNHRAARTGRNPKTGDEIQIAAANVPAFVAGKALKDSVK